The DNA sequence ACGAACTGCTGGCCGAATCCGTGGACGCCCTGCGCATCCAGCGCGCCGCCCGGGTGCTCGGCGTCCCGGTCGCCTGACGGCGCCCGGCCCGGCTCAGCGGCCCGTCGCGCCCCCGCGCCGCGCGGTGTCCGCCCCGCCGGCGTCGCCCCCGCGCCGCACCCGGCGCGCCAGCAACGCCCCCGCGAAGCCGGTGACCAGACCCCACAGCAGGGCCAGCCCCAGCGTGCTCCACGGCCGCGGCCTCAGCAGCACCTGCCCGGAGAACCCCTCGCCCAGGTCACCGATGCCGAGCACCGACAGACCGATCCGCGCGGAGATCCGGGCCATCAGGCAGATCATCAGCACCGTCAGGGCCAGCGCCACCGCCATGTGCACGGCGTGCTGCCAGGCGCGGATCCGCGGCGGGGACAGGGCCGCCGCCACGAACGCGGCGGCCAGCAGCAGCACCGCGACCACCACCAGCAGCCACCACCATTTCCGGCCGTCGTGCTCGACGAGCGTGCCCAGGTTCAGCGTGGAGACGTCCGGTGTGCGCAGCACCTCGTCGAGCACCCGCGGCATGGGCAGCCCGAAGGGCCCCTCCACCCTGCCGTCCCAGGTGGCGCCGAACCCGACCGTCAGGGCGAGCCAGACCACGTTGGGCAGCCCGAGCAGGATCACGGCGAACGTCTCGACCGCGTGGCCCCGGGTGGCCGCGACGAACAGCGCGACGAGGAGGCCGATGACGACGCAGGCGAGCAGCAGCCGCACCATCGCGCGCGCCGCCGGACGCACCGAGGTCTGGAAGCGCAGCAGCCCGGCGGGCAGCGGGGCGCCGCGGGACACCATGAGCGTCACCACCAGGACCCCCGCCAGCCAGACCAGGCCGATGAGCACGCTCACCGGCACGTCGGCGGAGAATCCGACCACGGGCGCCAGCCCGAACAGGTCACCGAGGTCGCCGAGCGGGCCGTCCCCGAGGGAGATCTCGAACGTGTGCCGCGCGGCGAGTGCCAGAGCGAGCAGCGCGAGCAGCCACAGCGCGGCGATCCGCGCGGCCCACCCGGCCAGCTCGGGCGCTCCCGCCACCGCCCGGTGACGCAGCGGGCGCAGGAAGCCCCGGCCGATGACCAGCGCCCCCACGAGGGTGACGGACAGCGGGATCACCGTCAGGCCGCCCTCCGTGCCGGCCAGACCGCCGGCGTCCCCCGACAGCTCGACCCTCCCGCCGACGGCCGTCACCACGGTCGCCGCGACCACCTGCGGGAAGGCACCGCCCGGCAGCTCCGTGGCACCGGCCGCCCACAGCCCCAGCACCGCCACCACGCCCATGGCGATCAGGGCGCCGAGTACCGTGACGAGGGCCTGCGCCCAGCCGTGGCGGGCGACCGGACGGCCGGAAGAGGTGCGTGAGCTCACCTCTGCACGCTAAGCAGCCCCGGCGGCCACCGCCCGCCGGGAGGTCCGTCCGCGTCGCTCAGACCCGGTGGTGCGCATGCCCGGTGCGGATCACCAGCGCGTGGTCGCCGAGCCCCAGCAGACGGCCGGCCGGCAGCTCGCCGGACGTCGTGAGCACCGTCCCGATCCGGGCGGTCAGCGGATCGAACGCGGCGTCGAGCACCGTGCCCCGCTCCTCGCCGCACTCCGTGAGCACCCTGCTGCCGAGCAGGTCACGATGGGGCGGCGCCCCTGCCGGACCGCCGGACGGGCGCACGATCAGCATGTCCGGGCCGACGGCACGCAGGGCGCCCCAGGCCACCACGGCCTCCCTGCGCAGCCGCCCGCGCCCTATCCGGACGTGCGTGACCCTCCCGTGCGCCGCGTCGACCGTCAGGGCCCGCACCACCCCCAGACGCTCCGCGTCGCCCGGCGTCAGCACCGGCAGCCCGCGCACCCGCGAGAACAGCATCACGACGCCACACCCCTCCGGTCGTGCCGGGCGCCGACGCGGGCCACGAACCCCGGCAGGTCGTCGGTGACGTACGTGGTCGCGTGCGCGGGGATCACCAGCGTCCGGCCGGTGACGCTCAGGGCCTCGCCCCGCGGCACGTACACCCGGTGCCGCCGGTGCCGGGAGCCGTGCACCAGCTCCCGGTGCGCGGCGAGCCGGAAGGCGACCAGCCGGCCGCTGGTGCCGCCCTCGACCAGCACGTCCAGGACCGTGCCCACCGCGTCGCCGTCGTCGGTCAGGACCTGCGCCCCGAGCAGCCGCCCGCGCACGGCGTCACGGCGCGCCACCGACAGGGGCAGGTCGAACAGCGCCCCCTCGTCGCGGACCATGACCGCGTGACGCCCCAGGCAGTGCACCGCCGGCCAGGGCAGATCCCGCGGCAGGGGGCCCGACAGCAGGGTCCGGCCGGTCAGGGTGAAACTCGCGATCCGCCGGGCGGACGGGTCGAAGACGGTGTCCTTCACATGCGCCAGGCAGTCCCCGCCCAGCGTCACCACGGGCAGCGTCGTCAGGCTCCGCACCGCCGTCAGTCCGTTCATGGCCCGCCCTTCCGCCGAACCCGGCGGAACCCGGGTTCCCCGCCCCGCGAGGCCGCACACCGATCAGGTGGACTGCGCGGCGGGACTCGGGGTACCAGGACTGGTGCAGATCGTCCGGCCTGCCGGCTTCGCAGAAAGAAACGCATGACCTATCACCTGGACGGGGCAGTGATACCGACTGGTTTCGACGTGCCCGTGGAACCGCTGCGGCGGGCGGCACACTTCACCGGCGAGCCGGGTTGCATCGCCGACGCGCGGGCCTTCGCCGCGCACTTCCTCGAGCAGCTCAGGACCGAGTGGTGCGCCGAGATCGACGAGCGGGCCGACGGCGCCGTGCTCCTGGTGGTGAGCGAGCTGGTGACCAACGCCGACCGGCACAGCGGCGGACCGTACATCCTGGAGCTGGAGGGCACGGCCGCCTCGCTCACGGTGATGGTCTACGACAGCAGCGCCGCCCTGCCCCGCGTCTTCCCCCGCGACCCCCGGCGCGTCGGCCGGCACGGACTGGAGATCGTCCAGGCGCTGGCCCTGCGCGTCGACGTGGAACGGGTGCCCGTCGGCAAGCGCGTGCGGGCGGTCATCGGCCTCGGCGCCGGGTGAGACCGGGGCGGCCGGCCCCGGAGGTCAGGCGCAGCCGAGTTCGCCGAGCATGCCCTCACGCAGGCGGGAGATGATCCGCTTGATCAGACGGGACACGTGCATCTGGGAGCAGCCGAGGCGTTCGCCGATCTCCGCCTGGGTGGCCTCCTCCACGAACCGCATGTGGAGGATCTCCCGGTCACGCTCGCTGAGTTCGGCCATCAGGGGGGCCAGCGCGTGGAAGTCCTCGACGAGCCGCAGCCCCTCCTCCTCGACGCCGATGAAGTCGGCGAGGACGGACTCGCCGCCCTCGGGGCCGTCACCGGTGAGGGCGGCGTCCAGGGACGACGAGTTGTACCCGTTCGCCGCGATCTGCCCCTCGACGACCTGCTGCTCGGTGAGGTTCATCAGCGTGGCCAGCTCGGCGACCGTGGGGTCCCGGTCCAGCCGGCTGGCGAGTTCCTCGCGGGCCTTGGCCAGCTCGACGCGCAGCTCCTGGAGCCGGCGCGGCACGTGCACGGCCCACGTGGTGTCACGGAAGAAGCGCTTGATCTCGCCCACGATGTACGGCAGCGCGAAGGAGGTGAACTCGACCTCGCGGGACAGCTCGAACCGGTCGATCGCCTTGATCAGCCCGATCATGCCGGTCTGCACGATGTCGTCCATGTCGTCGCCCCGGCCGCGGAACCGCCCGGCCGCGAACCGTACGAGGGACATGTTCATCTCGATGAGGGTGTTGCGCGCGTACTGGTACTCGCGCGTGCCCTCCTCCAGCTCCGCCATGCGGCGGAAGAACTGCCGTGACAGCTCCCGGGCGTCGCGCGGGGCCACGGCGCGCGGGTCCACCACGTCCCCCCGGCTTCCGCCGACCGTCCCGGCTTCGGTGTGCTCGTCGTGCGCCTGCGACCGGATCACGGCGGTCTCCATTGCCTCTCCCCACGGACGTCACGGCTGACCTGTGCCTGAGCTGTACCGGCTATCCGGGTACCCAGGTCACGCTGACACATTCGCACCGTGTTCCCACGGCCGGAGGACGCGGTGCGCATCGGTCGTCACTCCTACGACCGATGGTACGGGGCGCAGGCGGGCGTGGCAGCCCGGGCCGGGTCCCGGGCCGTGTCGGCGCGTTGCCGGGCCGCCGGGCGGGCCGTGCCTCACGGGTGCTTCACTCAGGGCGGAACGCCGCTCCCTTCCCCCCGGGACCGGAATTCCTAGGCTGAGGAGGTGACCAGTGAAGCGCCCGACCACGCCCCCGTCATCCCCCTGCGACCCGGCCAGGCCCCGCCGGCCCGGACCCCCGACCCCACGGCCAGAGAGCCCCTGTGGCGGGACCTGGTCGGCGACGTGCTGCGCCGGGAGCGGCTCGCCCAGGAGCGGACGCTGAAGGACGTCGCCGACGCGGCCCGCATCTCCATGCCCTACCTCTCGGAGGTGGAGCGGGGCCGCAAGGAGGCGTCGTCGGAGGTCCTCGCGGCCGCCGCCCAGGCGCTCGGCCTGGGCCTCGGGGACCTGCTGTCACGGGTCCACGGCGAGCTGGTCCGCGTCACCAGCGCCGGGCGCCGGGTGGGCGCGGGCCGGCTCACCGGCTCCGGCCACCGGGCCGCCCCGGGGCGGGGCGTGTCCGGCTCCGCGCACAACGGGCTGTGCCTGGCCGCCTGACCTCCGTCCGCCGACTGGCCCGGCCGCCTCACGTCCCCGTCAGGCGCCGGGCCAGCACCTCGTCCGCCAGGCCGTACACCACGGCCTCTTGGGCGGTGAACACCTTGTCGCGGTCCATGTCCGCGCGCAGGGTCGCCACGTCGTGCCGGGTGTGCCGGGACAGCACCTCCTCCACCTGGGAGCGGATCCGCACCATCTCCTTGGCCTGGAGCGACAGGTCCGACGCGGTGCCCCGTGCCCCGCCCGAGGCCGGCTGCCCGAGCAGCACCCGCGCGTGCTCCAGCACGAACCGCCGCCCCGGGTCGCCGCCCGCCAGCAGCACGGCCGCCGTGGAGGCCGCCTGCCCGACGCAGAACGTCGAGATCGGCGCCCGGACGAACGTCATCGTGTCGTAGATCGCCATCAGCGAGGTGAACGAGCCGCCGGGCGAGTTGATGTAGATCGCGATCTCGCTCTCCGGGGCCTCGGACTCCAGGTGCAGGAGTTGCGCGATGACCACGTTGGCGACCCCGTCGTCGATCTCCGTGCCCAGGAAGATGATCCGCTCCGACAGCAGCCGGCTGAACACGTCGTAGGACCGCTCGCCCCGCGGGGTGCGCTCGACGACGTTCGGAATCGTGTACGTCCCCATCACTGCAGCCCCATCCTGCGTCGTGTCGCCGCCGGGCGGACGTCGTCGAGCGACTCCACCACCCGGTCGACCATCCCGTACTCCCGCGCCTGCTCGGCCGTGAACCAGCGGTCCCGGTCGCCGTCCCGGGAGATGGTCTCCGGGGTCTGTCCGGTGTGCTCGGCGGTGATCCGCTCGATGGTCCGCTTGGTGAAGTCCAGGTTCGCCGCCTGGATCTCGATGTCGGCGGTGGTGCCGCCGATGCCGCCCGACGGCTGGTGCATCATGACGCGCGCGTTCGGCAGCGCGTAGCGCTTGCCCGGCGTGCCGACGCACAGCAGGAACTGGCCCATGCTGGCGGCGAAGCCCATGGCCAGGGTGGAGACGTCATTGGGGATCAGCCGCATCGTGTCGTAGATCGCCAGCCCCGCGTGCACGGATCCGCCGGGACTGTTGATGTACAGGGCGATGTCGGTGCGCGGGTCCTCCGCGGACAGGATCAGCAGCTGCGCGCAGACCCGGTTGGCGGAGACCTCGTCGACCTGGGTGCCCAGCAGCACGATCCGCTGGGCGAGCAGCTGCGCGGCGAGGTGGTCGTCGAACCGGTTCGGCGGGGTCTCGCCCTCCTCGGCCCGGGGCAGTACGGCCGGCCACGGGCCGGCGGTGCGTGGAGACATGGGCGCTCCTGGTGGTCGCTCGTCGGAACGCGGCCGGGACGACCGCGTTCCTCCACTGTCGACGGGCCGGCGGGGCGGGCGGGGAGATCTCTGCCCGTGGCAGATTCGCCACGGGCAGAGCGCGCTCAGCCGGTCCGCTCCTCCCGCGACTGGCGGGAGAACGCCCGGACATCACCCACCACCAGGTTCTCCGTGTGTTGCGCCCGGTGCCGCAGCGGCATCCGGAGTTCGGCGGGGAGGAGCAGGCGCGACACGTGGTGCCGCCATCCGGGTTGTTCCGCCGCCCACCGATGAGTCCCGGGGAGCGGACCGGTCACCACTGTTGACCGCGTTCCCACCCAGGAGGTAGCCATGAGCGCCGACGGATTCACCACATGTCTCTGGTTCGACGGCCGGGCCGAGGAGGCCGCCGACTTCTACGTCTCCGTCTTCAAGAACTCGAGCGTCGGCCGCGTCCTGCGGTACACCGAGTCCGGGTACGGCACCACGGGCTCCGTGCTCACCGTGGAGTTCACGGCCAACGGACAGAGGTTCGTCGCGCTGAACGGTGGGCCCCAGTTCCAGTTCACCGAGGCGATCTCCTTCCAGCTCGACTGCGAGGACCAGGCCGAGGTGGACCACTACTGGGAGAAGCTCGTCGAGGGCGGCGGCGAACACGGCCCCTGCGGCTGGCTCAAGGACCGTTTCGGTGTGTCCTGGCAGGTCAACCCCGTGCGGCTGACCGAGATGATCAGCGACCCGGACACCCGGAAGGCGGACCGCGCCCTGAAGGCCATGATGGCGATGGGCAAGATCGACATCGCCGCCCTGGAGAAGGCGTACGCGGGCGAGTGACGGCCGGGCCGGACGGCGGGGCCCGCGGCGGCCCCGCCCCGGCCCCCCGGGCGGG is a window from the Streptomyces capillispiralis genome containing:
- a CDS encoding ClpP family protease; the protein is MGTYTIPNVVERTPRGERSYDVFSRLLSERIIFLGTEIDDGVANVVIAQLLHLESEAPESEIAIYINSPGGSFTSLMAIYDTMTFVRAPISTFCVGQAASTAAVLLAGGDPGRRFVLEHARVLLGQPASGGARGTASDLSLQAKEMVRIRSQVEEVLSRHTRHDVATLRADMDRDKVFTAQEAVVYGLADEVLARRLTGT
- a CDS encoding helix-turn-helix domain-containing protein; amino-acid sequence: MTSEAPDHAPVIPLRPGQAPPARTPDPTAREPLWRDLVGDVLRRERLAQERTLKDVADAARISMPYLSEVERGRKEASSEVLAAAAQALGLGLGDLLSRVHGELVRVTSAGRRVGAGRLTGSGHRAAPGRGVSGSAHNGLCLAA
- a CDS encoding RNA polymerase sigma factor SigF, whose protein sequence is METAVIRSQAHDEHTEAGTVGGSRGDVVDPRAVAPRDARELSRQFFRRMAELEEGTREYQYARNTLIEMNMSLVRFAAGRFRGRGDDMDDIVQTGMIGLIKAIDRFELSREVEFTSFALPYIVGEIKRFFRDTTWAVHVPRRLQELRVELAKAREELASRLDRDPTVAELATLMNLTEQQVVEGQIAANGYNSSSLDAALTGDGPEGGESVLADFIGVEEEGLRLVEDFHALAPLMAELSERDREILHMRFVEEATQAEIGERLGCSQMHVSRLIKRIISRLREGMLGELGCA
- a CDS encoding streptophobe family protein, whose product is MSSRTSSGRPVARHGWAQALVTVLGALIAMGVVAVLGLWAAGATELPGGAFPQVVAATVVTAVGGRVELSGDAGGLAGTEGGLTVIPLSVTLVGALVIGRGFLRPLRHRAVAGAPELAGWAARIAALWLLALLALALAARHTFEISLGDGPLGDLGDLFGLAPVVGFSADVPVSVLIGLVWLAGVLVVTLMVSRGAPLPAGLLRFQTSVRPAARAMVRLLLACVVIGLLVALFVAATRGHAVETFAVILLGLPNVVWLALTVGFGATWDGRVEGPFGLPMPRVLDEVLRTPDVSTLNLGTLVEHDGRKWWWLLVVVAVLLLAAAFVAAALSPPRIRAWQHAVHMAVALALTVLMICLMARISARIGLSVLGIGDLGEGFSGQVLLRPRPWSTLGLALLWGLVTGFAGALLARRVRRGGDAGGADTARRGGATGR
- a CDS encoding PRC-barrel domain-containing protein produces the protein MNGLTAVRSLTTLPVVTLGGDCLAHVKDTVFDPSARRIASFTLTGRTLLSGPLPRDLPWPAVHCLGRHAVMVRDEGALFDLPLSVARRDAVRGRLLGAQVLTDDGDAVGTVLDVLVEGGTSGRLVAFRLAAHRELVHGSRHRRHRVYVPRGEALSVTGRTLVIPAHATTYVTDDLPGFVARVGARHDRRGVAS
- a CDS encoding PRC-barrel domain-containing protein translates to MLFSRVRGLPVLTPGDAERLGVVRALTVDAAHGRVTHVRIGRGRLRREAVVAWGALRAVGPDMLIVRPSGGPAGAPPHRDLLGSRVLTECGEERGTVLDAAFDPLTARIGTVLTTSGELPAGRLLGLGDHALVIRTGHAHHRV
- a CDS encoding ATP-binding protein, encoding MTYHLDGAVIPTGFDVPVEPLRRAAHFTGEPGCIADARAFAAHFLEQLRTEWCAEIDERADGAVLLVVSELVTNADRHSGGPYILELEGTAASLTVMVYDSSAALPRVFPRDPRRVGRHGLEIVQALALRVDVERVPVGKRVRAVIGLGAG
- a CDS encoding VOC family protein, translating into MSADGFTTCLWFDGRAEEAADFYVSVFKNSSVGRVLRYTESGYGTTGSVLTVEFTANGQRFVALNGGPQFQFTEAISFQLDCEDQAEVDHYWEKLVEGGGEHGPCGWLKDRFGVSWQVNPVRLTEMISDPDTRKADRALKAMMAMGKIDIAALEKAYAGE
- a CDS encoding ATP-dependent Clp protease proteolytic subunit, whose amino-acid sequence is MSPRTAGPWPAVLPRAEEGETPPNRFDDHLAAQLLAQRIVLLGTQVDEVSANRVCAQLLILSAEDPRTDIALYINSPGGSVHAGLAIYDTMRLIPNDVSTLAMGFAASMGQFLLCVGTPGKRYALPNARVMMHQPSGGIGGTTADIEIQAANLDFTKRTIERITAEHTGQTPETISRDGDRDRWFTAEQAREYGMVDRVVESLDDVRPAATRRRMGLQ